A single region of the Alkalidesulfovibrio alkalitolerans DSM 16529 genome encodes:
- the cpaB gene encoding Flp pilus assembly protein CpaB, which produces MNKGKAFAQIGVAVLLACVAGFLALRWMSATKPEPQVVEIQKPTVPVAVAVRIISPGTKLGPDMVRIVDFLETSVPDGVFATAEEVVGRIVLSPVSQGEPITRFKLASTEIGIGGVSALVNPGMRAMAVKGNRVMGIAGFVNPGNRVDVLVTLDHDGQGGARDKPVSKLVLENVLVLATGEKLEADEEGKVAPVDVYTLEVSPEQAERLALASLKGELNFALRGSLDNDPVLTPGMDLPRVLQAHKPRPKPTGGQPTRRVELITGASRTVVAF; this is translated from the coding sequence ATGAACAAAGGAAAGGCGTTTGCACAGATCGGAGTCGCCGTACTCCTGGCCTGCGTGGCTGGTTTTCTGGCCCTGCGTTGGATGAGCGCCACCAAGCCCGAGCCCCAGGTCGTGGAAATCCAAAAACCCACCGTGCCGGTGGCCGTGGCCGTTCGCATCATATCCCCCGGCACCAAGCTTGGCCCGGACATGGTCAGGATCGTGGATTTCCTCGAAACCAGCGTGCCTGACGGCGTTTTTGCCACGGCCGAGGAGGTCGTGGGACGCATAGTCCTTTCTCCTGTCAGTCAGGGCGAACCCATCACGCGCTTCAAGCTGGCCTCCACCGAGATCGGCATCGGCGGCGTGAGCGCGCTCGTCAATCCGGGCATGCGGGCCATGGCCGTCAAGGGCAACAGGGTCATGGGCATCGCGGGTTTCGTCAATCCGGGGAACCGCGTGGACGTGCTCGTGACTCTGGATCACGACGGTCAGGGCGGAGCGCGCGACAAGCCTGTGAGCAAACTTGTGCTTGAGAACGTCCTCGTTCTGGCCACGGGCGAGAAACTTGAGGCGGACGAAGAAGGCAAGGTTGCGCCGGTGGACGTCTACACGCTCGAAGTCTCTCCGGAGCAGGCCGAGCGTCTGGCCCTGGCCTCGCTTAAGGGCGAACTCAATTTCGCTTTGCGCGGATCGCTCGACAACGACCCCGTGTTGACTCCGGGCATGGACCTGCCGCGCGTGCTCCAGGCCCACAAGCCGCGACCCAAGCCTACCGGCGGACAGCCCACCCGGCGCGTGGAACTCATCACCGGGGCAAGTCGCACGGTCGTAGCGTTCTAG
- a CDS encoding type II and III secretion system protein family protein → MHVTRILFGLLLGASLLLGSIAQAHAQSGHLVPARLELAVGRSMVIAAPQNVERVALSSPEAADILLLTPRQIYLSAKKAGSATLTLWAEAGRVVAVHELAIIPDVAPLKEALHRVMPHETGIHVLAAGESITLSGTATSPGAVTSALALAEAYAPEKVINLLQIGGVQQVMLEVRVAEMTRSLARRLGINLQYAFQNQLLFSTMLNQLTRLQADGTTFLNEEVNAFYRFNKGQGAWTGFIDALKENGVIKVLAEPNLVCLSGEKADFLAGGEIPVPVPSGLGTVSIEWKPFGVGLAFRPTVLGGSRINIEVKPEVSELDYANKVEIQGFVIPAIRTRRATTMVELESGQSFAIAGLINDSMREANSRFPVVGDIPVLGSLFSSKEYQRNETELVIIVTPHLAKPMDMASQRLPTDGFVEPSDVEFFLFGDLDGGRLATRPASATVPQAGQASGGFDGHFGPAMSR, encoded by the coding sequence ATGCACGTCACACGAATTCTTTTCGGCCTGCTGCTCGGCGCGAGCCTGCTACTCGGCTCGATCGCCCAGGCGCATGCCCAGTCGGGACACCTCGTTCCGGCGCGTCTCGAACTGGCCGTGGGCCGTTCAATGGTCATCGCGGCTCCACAGAATGTGGAACGCGTTGCACTGTCCTCGCCAGAAGCGGCGGACATTCTGCTGCTCACCCCGCGCCAAATCTATCTCAGCGCCAAGAAGGCCGGTTCCGCCACGCTCACGCTGTGGGCCGAAGCGGGCCGCGTGGTCGCCGTGCATGAACTGGCCATCATCCCGGACGTGGCCCCGCTGAAAGAGGCCCTGCACCGGGTCATGCCGCATGAGACTGGCATCCACGTTCTGGCGGCGGGCGAATCCATCACGCTTTCCGGGACGGCTACGAGCCCTGGAGCCGTGACCTCGGCCCTGGCCCTGGCCGAAGCCTACGCGCCGGAAAAAGTCATCAATCTTTTGCAGATCGGCGGCGTGCAGCAGGTGATGCTCGAAGTTCGCGTGGCCGAAATGACCCGCTCCCTGGCTAGGCGGCTTGGCATCAACCTTCAATACGCCTTCCAGAACCAGTTGTTGTTTTCCACCATGCTCAACCAACTTACCAGGCTGCAAGCGGACGGCACGACCTTCTTGAACGAGGAGGTCAACGCCTTTTACCGCTTCAACAAAGGGCAGGGTGCCTGGACCGGGTTCATCGACGCGCTGAAGGAGAATGGCGTCATCAAGGTTCTGGCCGAGCCGAACCTCGTCTGTCTTTCCGGCGAGAAGGCCGACTTCCTGGCGGGCGGCGAGATTCCGGTGCCTGTACCTTCGGGCCTTGGCACCGTGTCCATCGAATGGAAGCCCTTCGGCGTGGGACTGGCGTTTCGCCCCACGGTCCTTGGAGGGTCCCGAATCAACATCGAGGTCAAGCCCGAGGTTTCGGAGCTCGACTACGCCAACAAGGTCGAGATCCAGGGATTCGTGATCCCGGCCATCCGGACCCGCCGCGCCACGACCATGGTGGAGTTGGAGAGCGGGCAGAGCTTCGCCATCGCCGGTCTCATAAACGACAGCATGCGCGAGGCCAATTCCCGCTTCCCGGTGGTGGGCGACATTCCCGTGCTGGGCAGCCTCTTCAGCAGCAAGGAATACCAGCGCAACGAGACCGAGTTGGTGATCATCGTCACACCACATCTGGCCAAGCCGATGGACATGGCCTCCCAGAGACTGCCCACGGACGGTTTCGTGGAGCCAAGCGATGTCGAGTTCTTTCTCTTCGGCGATCTCGACGGCGGCAGGCTCGCCACGCGTCCGGCTTCGGCCACCGTGCCCCAGGCCGGGCAGGCTTCCGGCGGTTTCGACGGACACTTCGGTCCGGCCATGAGCCGATAA
- a CDS encoding AAA family ATPase, with the protein MDRQSIPLTLSVKDESLKQALATAVAENPRFRLLGRDDHAEGALLVFQPGEDIQADFARLARAVARGVVRDAFLVTGCDDPRVLVDAMRAGAREILLLPLRIEEFEEALRRYASSQVLVSRPGTAGEAAATGQRIAVMGVKHGLGTTTLAVNLAAGLRASHGVTLVDMARPRPEVPYFLDVEYAYSWAEVARSPERCDSAFFEGLLAEHASGINLLPGPTDAAEQAMLNPDVAEVIARHACAGQGHVVIDLSADLDDAALAVLRRVNKVFLTMELSLPCLAAAREALKTLRAADAALAEKVNLVAVRCHGQMEIGAAEVREVLGLPLALTLPEDPACLSALNKGIPLLTADPKSPYARAVSRLCHDLLPAEKGKRSGALGLLGRASGLLKGRFSRRNGEKVAARGEGPGTVQSGMGAV; encoded by the coding sequence ATGGACCGCCAGAGTATCCCCCTGACCCTGTCCGTCAAGGACGAGAGCCTCAAGCAGGCTCTGGCCACGGCGGTGGCTGAAAACCCGCGTTTCCGGCTTCTTGGCCGCGACGATCACGCCGAGGGTGCATTGCTCGTATTTCAGCCGGGCGAAGACATCCAGGCCGACTTCGCCAGGTTGGCCAGAGCCGTGGCGCGCGGCGTCGTGCGTGACGCATTTCTCGTCACCGGGTGCGACGACCCTCGGGTTCTCGTCGATGCGATGCGCGCGGGCGCGCGTGAAATCCTGCTCCTGCCGCTTCGCATCGAGGAGTTCGAGGAAGCCCTGCGCCGTTACGCCTCGTCCCAGGTTCTCGTCTCGCGGCCGGGAACCGCGGGCGAAGCCGCCGCGACAGGACAACGCATCGCGGTCATGGGCGTCAAGCACGGGCTGGGAACCACCACCCTGGCCGTGAACCTGGCCGCGGGGCTTCGCGCCTCGCACGGCGTGACGCTCGTGGACATGGCCCGGCCAAGGCCGGAAGTCCCCTATTTCCTGGACGTCGAATACGCCTATTCCTGGGCTGAGGTCGCCCGCTCGCCGGAGCGCTGCGACAGCGCCTTCTTCGAGGGGCTGCTCGCGGAACACGCCTCGGGCATCAACCTGCTGCCCGGGCCCACGGACGCGGCCGAGCAGGCCATGCTCAACCCGGATGTGGCCGAGGTCATCGCCCGGCATGCCTGCGCCGGTCAGGGGCATGTGGTCATCGACCTCTCCGCCGACCTTGACGATGCCGCCCTGGCGGTGCTGCGGCGCGTGAACAAGGTTTTTCTGACCATGGAGCTGTCGCTGCCCTGCCTGGCCGCCGCGCGCGAAGCCTTGAAGACGCTGCGCGCAGCGGACGCGGCATTGGCCGAAAAGGTCAATCTGGTCGCGGTGCGCTGCCATGGACAAATGGAGATCGGCGCGGCCGAGGTGCGAGAGGTGCTCGGCCTGCCGCTGGCCCTGACCCTGCCGGAGGACCCGGCCTGCCTTTCGGCGCTCAACAAGGGAATTCCGCTTCTGACCGCCGACCCCAAGAGTCCGTATGCGCGGGCCGTGTCGCGGCTGTGCCACGATCTTCTTCCTGCGGAAAAAGGAAAGCGATCGGGAGCCCTGGGACTGCTCGGACGGGCCTCGGGATTGCTCAAGGGCCGGTTCTCCAGGCGAAACGGCGAGAAGGTCGCTGCTCGCGGCGAAGGGCCCGGGACCGTCCAGTCCGGGATGGGCGCGGTCTAG
- a CDS encoding CpaF family protein → MDITARLLRAEKATTATAAKPEQRPTPVAGDGPKAAQSFVARTRDAVPVKQSQSAARPAREADEGYHELKTKLHDRLLDLLDLSLLETTPEAEVRAEISRQTDRILREEHAQAPLSIPERRALISQIQDEVLGLGPLEPFLKDDTVNDILVNTYRNIYVERSGKLELTGARFKDESHLKKIIDRIVSRIGRRIDESSPMVDARLMDGSRVNAIIPPLAVDGASMSIRKFSRDPLELDDLINFGALIPQMGEVLKGIVRARLNILISGGTGSGKTTLLNVLSRFIPADERIVTIEDAAELQLKQTHVVRLETRPQNIEGRGEVTQRDLVKNCLRMRPDRIIIGECRGAEALDMLQAMNTGHDGSLTTIHANTPRDALMRLETMVSMAGMNLAPVAMRRFISSAVDVIIQGARLADGSRKVISFQEITGMEGEMITMQEIVRFEQTGIGEKGKVQGHFRVMGVRPNFAARLESMGVRLAENAFAPQIFPIQGG, encoded by the coding sequence ATGGACATCACCGCCCGTCTTCTTCGTGCCGAAAAGGCCACGACCGCCACGGCGGCGAAGCCTGAACAGCGGCCGACACCCGTTGCCGGCGACGGGCCGAAGGCGGCGCAGTCCTTTGTCGCGCGCACGCGCGACGCCGTCCCGGTCAAGCAGAGCCAGTCGGCGGCCCGCCCCGCGCGCGAGGCCGACGAGGGCTACCACGAGCTGAAGACCAAGCTGCACGACAGGCTCCTCGATCTGCTCGACCTCTCGCTTCTGGAGACCACGCCCGAGGCCGAGGTGCGGGCCGAGATCAGCCGCCAGACCGATCGCATCCTGCGCGAGGAGCACGCGCAGGCCCCGCTTTCCATCCCCGAGCGCCGCGCCCTGATCTCCCAGATCCAGGACGAGGTGCTGGGACTCGGGCCTCTGGAGCCGTTCCTGAAGGACGATACGGTCAACGACATCCTCGTGAACACGTATCGCAACATCTACGTGGAACGCAGCGGCAAGCTCGAGCTGACCGGAGCAAGGTTCAAGGACGAGTCCCATCTGAAGAAGATCATCGACCGCATCGTTTCGCGTATCGGGCGACGCATCGACGAATCCTCGCCCATGGTGGACGCGCGCCTCATGGACGGCAGCCGCGTGAACGCCATCATTCCGCCCCTGGCCGTGGACGGCGCGTCCATGTCCATCCGCAAATTCTCTCGCGATCCCCTGGAACTCGATGATCTCATCAACTTCGGGGCGCTCATCCCGCAGATGGGCGAGGTGCTCAAGGGCATCGTGCGCGCCCGGCTGAACATCCTCATCAGCGGCGGCACCGGCTCGGGCAAGACCACGCTTTTGAACGTACTCTCGCGCTTCATCCCGGCCGACGAACGCATCGTGACCATCGAGGACGCGGCCGAGCTTCAGCTCAAGCAGACCCATGTGGTCCGCCTGGAGACACGGCCGCAGAACATCGAGGGACGCGGCGAGGTGACGCAACGCGATCTGGTCAAGAACTGCCTGCGCATGCGGCCCGACCGGATCATCATCGGCGAGTGCCGCGGCGCCGAGGCGCTGGACATGCTCCAGGCCATGAACACCGGCCACGACGGTTCGCTGACCACCATCCACGCCAACACGCCGCGCGACGCACTCATGCGTCTTGAAACCATGGTCTCCATGGCGGGCATGAACCTCGCGCCGGTGGCCATGCGCCGCTTCATTAGTTCGGCCGTGGACGTCATCATTCAGGGCGCGCGCCTGGCCGACGGCAGCCGCAAGGTCATCAGCTTTCAGGAGATCACCGGCATGGAAGGCGAGATGATCACCATGCAGGAAATTGTGCGCTTCGAGCAGACCGGCATCGGCGAAAAGGGCAAGGTGCAGGGACATTTCCGGGTCATGGGTGTGCGGCCGAACTTCGCCGCCCGGCTGGAGTCCATGGGCGTGCGACTGGCCGAAAACGCCTTCGCGCCGCAAATCTTCCCGATCCAGGGAGGCTGA
- a CDS encoding type II secretion system F family protein, translating to MGWLLLVSIALAVFLAVNGVLGLMRARADARDAARQRMDRLVHESLGAGATNLLRADAMARRAGLLERLVGGGDLRDHIRRAGMSVSPGFVLLIMTVCAAVLGVLAWVFAGVVAAIPAALAGLYLPYAVIKGRAKARMERFTRQLPDALDLVGRALKAGHAFAGALRMIADECDDPIGPEFAATLDEINYGLSVEQALANLLRRVDCPDLKFFVVSVNIQRESGGNLTEIVTSIATLIRERYKLAGKVRTLSAEGKLSAIILICLPFAVGLILYLMNPVYMSVLWEKDIGRLMLMGAGVSMFKGVIWIRKLVNIQV from the coding sequence ATGGGTTGGCTCCTGCTCGTATCCATCGCCTTGGCCGTTTTTCTGGCCGTGAACGGGGTTTTGGGCCTCATGCGGGCCCGGGCCGACGCGCGCGACGCAGCCAGGCAACGGATGGACCGCCTGGTGCACGAATCGCTCGGCGCCGGGGCGACGAACCTTTTGCGCGCGGACGCCATGGCCCGCCGCGCCGGACTTCTGGAAAGGCTGGTGGGAGGCGGCGACCTGCGCGATCACATCCGCCGTGCCGGGATGAGCGTGTCGCCCGGATTCGTGCTGCTGATCATGACCGTGTGCGCGGCCGTCCTCGGAGTGCTCGCCTGGGTCTTCGCCGGTGTCGTCGCTGCCATTCCAGCCGCGCTCGCGGGGCTGTATCTCCCCTATGCGGTGATCAAGGGCCGGGCCAAGGCCCGCATGGAGCGCTTCACGCGACAGCTTCCCGACGCGCTGGACCTCGTGGGCCGCGCGCTCAAGGCTGGCCACGCTTTTGCCGGAGCACTGCGCATGATCGCCGACGAGTGCGACGATCCCATCGGGCCGGAATTCGCCGCCACCCTGGACGAAATCAACTACGGCCTCTCCGTCGAGCAGGCCTTGGCCAACCTTTTGCGCCGCGTGGATTGCCCGGACCTCAAGTTCTTCGTGGTCTCGGTGAACATCCAGCGCGAATCCGGCGGCAACCTGACCGAGATCGTGACCTCCATCGCCACGCTCATTCGCGAACGCTACAAGTTGGCGGGCAAGGTCCGGACCCTCTCCGCCGAGGGCAAGCTCTCCGCGATCATTCTCATCTGCCTGCCTTTCGCAGTGGGCCTCATCCTTTACCTGATGAATCCGGTCTACATGAGCGTGCTCTGGGAGAAGGACATCGGCAGGCTGATGCTCATGGGTGCTGGCGTGAGCATGTTCAAGGGCGTGATCTGGATCAGAAAGCTCGTGAACATCCAGGTCTAG
- a CDS encoding type II secretion system F family protein produces the protein MDYTVLLIVGAAAVSVFMAAMGILGLARGGGATLNVVQRIERASGRAVAASQTAEPTVHLRLGRWLFDQVRQLGERIAPKDRTTLSEERVRFLQAGLRHHQAPLVFLGARLALMIVFVSLAFLLPVLFPNPALKRFLFLFVTLGALIGYAVPGMWLKSRTTERKRTLLNELPDALDLLVVCVEAGMGLDQAIERVSREVATSAPEISKELKLLTLELRAGKKRHDALRGLSLRIGLDDVDALVTLLVQADSFGTSVATTLRVYSETMRTRRFQRAEETAAKLPVKLLFPLVLFILPALFVVIVGPAGLQLMDVFARINP, from the coding sequence ATGGATTACACCGTCTTGCTGATCGTGGGCGCGGCCGCCGTGTCGGTCTTCATGGCCGCCATGGGCATTCTTGGGCTTGCGCGCGGCGGCGGGGCCACGCTCAACGTTGTACAGCGCATCGAAAGGGCTTCCGGACGCGCGGTCGCGGCATCGCAGACAGCGGAGCCGACGGTGCATCTGAGGCTTGGGCGCTGGCTGTTCGACCAAGTCCGCCAACTCGGCGAGCGCATCGCTCCCAAGGACCGCACCACGTTGAGCGAGGAACGAGTGCGTTTTCTGCAAGCCGGACTGCGGCATCACCAAGCGCCGTTGGTCTTTTTGGGCGCCCGTCTGGCGCTGATGATCGTCTTTGTCTCGTTGGCTTTTCTGCTTCCGGTGCTTTTCCCCAATCCCGCGCTCAAGCGTTTTCTTTTCCTCTTTGTCACCTTGGGCGCGCTCATCGGCTACGCCGTGCCGGGCATGTGGCTCAAGTCGCGCACGACCGAGCGCAAGCGTACGCTCCTGAACGAACTGCCCGACGCGCTCGACCTGCTCGTGGTCTGCGTGGAGGCGGGCATGGGCCTAGATCAGGCCATCGAGCGCGTCTCGCGCGAGGTGGCCACGAGCGCCCCCGAAATCAGCAAGGAGCTGAAGCTTCTGACTCTGGAGCTTCGCGCGGGTAAGAAGCGGCACGACGCCTTGCGAGGGCTGTCCCTGCGCATCGGCCTCGACGACGTGGACGCGCTGGTCACATTGCTTGTGCAGGCGGATTCTTTCGGAACGTCGGTGGCCACCACTTTGCGCGTCTATTCGGAGACCATGCGCACGCGCCGCTTCCAGCGGGCCGAGGAAACAGCGGCCAAGCTGCCGGTCAAGCTGCTCTTCCCCCTTGTACTGTTCATCCTGCCCGCTCTCTTCGTGGTCATCGTGGGCCCGGCGGGTTTGCAACTCATGGACGTTTTCGCCCGCATCAATCCTTAG
- a CDS encoding SPOR domain-containing protein, with amino-acid sequence MHASSSLIRCLAVLILLAALAGCAGTGMSEGPNSMRDWLFALDNPGAEMSYEQHLAMGRTMLEHGDFKEAAFHAAKAGEKRADGTEAILLAADIQRRAGQTQEAMERVSQVLAREPDNAQAHLLAGRIYMAVALDDEAMRHLEKAVRGKDAFEANMLRGMIYDRRQEHAKAAQAFEAALAERPGNAEALNNLGVARMMQDRLPEAVSAFSEATRIAGASARVCNNLGLALARQGRTDEALQAFLCAGTPAQAHNNLGYVLFLKGDYDAALVHLEQAVALSPVFYPQASENLKRARLAAVHSPRPAFSDQAFGRIPESGGQPDKPRNAKPVFVPATLSVESVAAVPAPVIHEKSAQPNAPAILASERTAVLEQSKAVEPAEAAMKGASPTPDETAVLEPAIPAVKVDAVKPVATPGVQAATTSGEAKWALLLSSWKSEEAARAHFESLAAKGVEVELARADLGEKGVWHRVLFGRFATGAQALAAKESSPEGLALGQSVPVRREGVVENSSTSRLAESVKSI; translated from the coding sequence ATGCACGCCTCATCATCTCTCATTCGTTGCCTGGCAGTCCTTATTTTGCTCGCGGCCCTTGCGGGCTGCGCCGGAACCGGCATGAGCGAAGGACCCAACTCCATGCGCGACTGGCTTTTCGCCCTGGACAACCCCGGCGCCGAAATGAGTTACGAGCAGCATCTGGCCATGGGCCGCACCATGCTCGAACACGGCGATTTCAAGGAAGCTGCGTTTCACGCCGCCAAAGCCGGAGAAAAGCGGGCCGATGGAACTGAGGCGATTCTTCTCGCGGCGGATATCCAGCGTCGCGCGGGGCAGACGCAGGAGGCCATGGAGAGGGTGTCCCAGGTGCTCGCGCGTGAGCCCGACAACGCGCAGGCGCACCTTTTGGCTGGGCGCATCTATATGGCCGTGGCTCTGGACGATGAGGCCATGAGGCATCTGGAAAAGGCAGTGCGCGGCAAGGACGCCTTCGAGGCCAACATGCTACGCGGCATGATCTATGATCGCAGGCAGGAGCACGCCAAAGCCGCCCAGGCCTTCGAGGCCGCCTTGGCCGAACGCCCAGGCAACGCCGAGGCCCTGAACAATCTCGGCGTCGCGCGGATGATGCAGGACAGGCTCCCCGAGGCGGTCTCGGCTTTTTCGGAGGCCACGCGCATCGCCGGAGCCAGCGCGCGGGTCTGCAACAACTTGGGCCTGGCCCTGGCGCGGCAAGGACGCACTGACGAGGCGTTGCAGGCCTTCTTGTGCGCGGGCACACCCGCCCAGGCGCACAACAATCTGGGCTACGTTCTCTTCCTCAAGGGCGATTACGACGCGGCCTTGGTGCACCTTGAGCAGGCCGTGGCGCTTTCCCCCGTCTTCTATCCCCAGGCCAGCGAAAACCTGAAGCGGGCGCGTTTGGCGGCGGTTCACAGCCCCCGCCCGGCGTTTTCCGATCAGGCCTTTGGCCGGATTCCGGAGTCCGGCGGCCAGCCAGACAAGCCCCGCAACGCTAAGCCCGTGTTCGTTCCGGCGACGCTGTCCGTCGAATCCGTGGCAGCCGTTCCCGCGCCCGTCATTCATGAAAAATCGGCGCAGCCGAACGCTCCCGCAATCCTGGCTTCCGAAAGGACTGCCGTTTTGGAGCAGTCAAAAGCTGTAGAACCCGCAGAAGCCGCGATGAAGGGGGCCTCCCCGACTCCAGATGAGACGGCGGTGCTTGAACCGGCTATCCCGGCTGTGAAGGTCGATGCCGTGAAGCCGGTCGCCACACCGGGCGTGCAGGCGGCGACGACCTCCGGCGAGGCCAAGTGGGCTCTTTTGCTCAGTTCCTGGAAGAGCGAGGAGGCGGCCCGCGCCCACTTCGAATCGCTCGCGGCCAAAGGCGTCGAGGTCGAATTGGCGCGCGCCGATCTGGGCGAGAAGGGCGTGTGGCACCGCGTGCTGTTCGGACGTTTCGCCACGGGAGCCCAGGCATTGGCCGCCAAGGAATCCTCCCCCGAGGGACTCGCTCTGGGCCAGAGCGTTCCGGTGCGACGCGAGGGTGTGGTTGAGAATTCCTCCACGTCCCGGCTGGCCGAGAGCGTGAAGAGTATCTGA
- a CDS encoding hybrid sensor histidine kinase/response regulator, with translation MSQSTPEAYRILAVDDDEVVLSLYRDILCLEMEGPRLLEALAETKGRNVTRQSGSGQGFDLTLCQTGDEAVRRAREALDEDRPYAVALIDVRLAAGTDGLDAAARIRALDASVEIVMVTGQADISLAELNRRVPPPEKLLYLQKPFKPQELRQLALSLCTKWHVERQYQEMSSILWRTVEERTADFERVKGELKQELAERTQMLARLRISEERYRQLFDEDITGNFVASPDGRILACNEAFARAFGFETPSHAIGFAISDLAFGTLGDGSVGVVLPAEGSVRNIETSYRRPDGSIVWLIGSFNGVFDEYGKLIEIRGYFYDITERRKLEERLRLAQKMEALGTLAGGIAHDFNNILGAILGYAEIVLDSAPSGTPLERRMQGIVTAGQRARDLVRQILNFSRQGGQERTPLHVIPLVKEALKLLRSSLPANIDIRLRLETSDDLVAADPTQMHQILLNLCTNAAHAMRDAGGLLEISLADEVVDEDKAQGMPSLTPGAYLRVSVRDTGHGVKQEILDRIFDPFFTTKRPGEGTGMGLSVVHGIVAAHEGAVTVQSEPGKGTVFHVLLPKTDAAAEMEPAPEIAPLAGGGRALFVDDESALVEIGLEMLKALGYEAEGFTDPEAALAHFSEYPARFDLVVLDQNMPRLTGLELAARLNAIRPGIPVLLCTGFSEAISAESLAAANVSDLLMKPLLRGRLAESLHRLGATGIPAVTS, from the coding sequence ATGTCGCAGAGCACACCCGAAGCATATCGAATTCTGGCCGTGGACGACGACGAGGTCGTTCTGAGCCTGTATCGCGACATTCTGTGCCTGGAGATGGAGGGACCCCGGCTCCTCGAAGCACTGGCCGAGACAAAGGGAAGGAACGTCACCAGGCAGTCCGGTTCCGGCCAAGGATTTGATCTGACGTTGTGCCAGACGGGGGACGAAGCAGTCCGGCGTGCGAGGGAGGCGTTGGACGAGGACAGGCCCTACGCCGTGGCACTCATCGACGTGCGGCTTGCGGCCGGAACCGACGGTCTTGACGCCGCAGCCCGCATCCGTGCGCTCGACGCGAGTGTTGAGATCGTCATGGTCACCGGCCAGGCGGACATCTCGCTGGCTGAGCTCAACCGCCGCGTGCCACCGCCCGAAAAACTCCTGTACTTGCAAAAGCCTTTCAAGCCCCAGGAGTTGCGACAGCTCGCCCTCTCGCTGTGCACCAAATGGCACGTCGAACGCCAGTATCAGGAGATGAGTTCCATCCTTTGGCGCACGGTGGAGGAACGCACGGCCGACTTCGAGAGGGTCAAGGGCGAGCTCAAGCAGGAACTGGCCGAACGCACTCAGATGCTGGCCCGCCTGCGCATCAGTGAGGAGCGGTATCGGCAACTTTTCGACGAGGACATCACCGGCAATTTCGTGGCCAGCCCGGACGGGCGCATCCTGGCCTGCAACGAGGCATTTGCTCGCGCCTTCGGCTTCGAGACTCCAAGCCACGCCATTGGTTTCGCCATCAGTGATCTCGCTTTCGGAACGCTCGGCGATGGTTCGGTCGGTGTCGTTCTGCCTGCGGAGGGCTCGGTGCGCAATATCGAGACTTCCTATCGCAGACCGGACGGCAGCATCGTCTGGCTGATAGGCAGCTTCAACGGTGTTTTCGACGAATACGGCAAGCTGATCGAGATCAGGGGTTACTTTTACGACATCACCGAGCGTAGGAAGCTTGAGGAGCGGCTGCGCTTGGCCCAGAAGATGGAAGCCTTGGGTACCCTGGCGGGGGGAATCGCCCACGATTTCAACAACATTTTGGGAGCTATTCTTGGCTACGCCGAGATAGTTCTTGATTCCGCCCCTTCCGGCACGCCTCTGGAGCGCCGCATGCAAGGCATCGTCACCGCCGGGCAGCGAGCCCGCGATTTGGTGCGTCAGATCCTCAACTTCAGCCGTCAGGGCGGGCAGGAGCGCACGCCGCTGCATGTCATTCCCCTGGTCAAGGAAGCGCTCAAGCTGCTTCGTTCGAGCCTTCCCGCGAACATCGACATCCGCCTGCGTCTGGAGACCTCGGACGACCTCGTGGCGGCCGATCCGACGCAGATGCACCAGATACTCCTCAACCTGTGCACCAACGCGGCTCACGCCATGCGCGACGCAGGCGGCCTGCTCGAAATTTCGCTGGCGGACGAGGTGGTCGACGAGGACAAGGCGCAGGGCATGCCGAGCCTCACACCAGGGGCCTATCTGCGCGTATCCGTGCGCGACACCGGGCACGGCGTCAAGCAAGAGATCTTGGACCGCATCTTCGATCCGTTTTTTACCACCAAGCGGCCTGGAGAAGGAACGGGTATGGGCCTTTCGGTCGTCCACGGCATTGTCGCCGCTCACGAAGGCGCGGTGACCGTGCAGAGCGAGCCGGGAAAGGGCACTGTCTTTCACGTTTTACTGCCCAAAACCGACGCCGCCGCCGAAATGGAGCCCGCACCGGAGATCGCGCCGCTCGCGGGAGGCGGACGGGCGCTCTTCGTGGACGACGAGTCAGCGCTTGTGGAGATAGGCTTGGAGATGCTCAAGGCTCTGGGCTACGAGGCGGAGGGTTTCACGGACCCCGAAGCGGCTTTGGCCCATTTTTCCGAATATCCGGCCCGTTTCGATCTGGTTGTCTTGGACCAGAACATGCCCCGACTTACAGGGTTGGAACTGGCCGCAAGGTTGAACGCCATCCGGCCGGGAATACCGGTTTTGTTGTGCACCGGGTTCAGCGAGGCCATTTCAGCCGAGTCGCTGGCCGCCGCTAATGTCAGCGATCTGCTCATGAAGCCGCTCTTGCGCGGCCGTCTGGCCGAGAGCCTGCACCGGCTCGGCGCGACCGGAATTCCCGCCGTCACATCCTGA